The following proteins are co-located in the Streptomyces bottropensis ATCC 25435 genome:
- a CDS encoding vWA domain-containing protein produces MTHIPGSEETQLPVPYTGFEFDSAQRLPLLLCLDASSSLAAKGAITSLNTALASWAESLVDDMALSAAVDVAVITFGGPENITVWQGDVPLGTTAPVWPHSPFVPAHEFRPPQLRAHGVTLLDRALRLAMEVVADYKAGLRTSGLTYYRPQICVVTDGFPSNERGQFSHAYRDLLPELRKAEEERRFRLFAVGVGERHSGAEAVLQELAPNYHAWLDGFPFKELLAAMSHSARAAQGGAAEAEFQEIFARLKSRRGGGQVPA; encoded by the coding sequence GTGACCCACATTCCTGGTTCCGAAGAGACCCAGCTCCCCGTTCCCTACACGGGTTTCGAGTTCGACAGCGCCCAACGGCTGCCGCTGTTGCTCTGCCTGGACGCCTCCAGTTCGCTCGCCGCCAAGGGCGCCATCACCTCCCTCAACACGGCGCTGGCCTCGTGGGCCGAGAGCCTGGTGGACGACATGGCCCTCAGCGCGGCGGTCGACGTGGCCGTGATCACGTTCGGCGGCCCGGAGAACATCACGGTGTGGCAGGGCGACGTCCCGCTCGGCACGACCGCGCCGGTGTGGCCGCACAGTCCGTTCGTCCCGGCCCACGAGTTCCGCCCGCCCCAGCTGCGCGCCCACGGGGTGACCCTGCTGGACCGGGCCCTGCGTCTGGCGATGGAGGTGGTCGCGGACTACAAGGCGGGGCTTCGCACTTCGGGACTGACCTACTACCGCCCGCAGATCTGCGTGGTCACGGACGGCTTCCCCAGCAACGAACGCGGCCAGTTCTCGCACGCCTACCGCGATCTGCTGCCCGAGCTGCGCAAGGCCGAGGAGGAGCGCCGCTTCCGCCTGTTCGCGGTGGGCGTCGGGGAGCGGCACAGCGGCGCGGAGGCCGTCCTGCAGGAGCTCGCGCCCAACTACCACGCCTGGTTGGACGGGTTCCCGTTCAAGGAACTGCTCGCCGCCATGTCGCACAGCGCCCGCGCGGCCCAGGGCGGTGCCGCGGAGGCGGAGTTCCAGGAGATCTTCGCCCGGCTCAAGAGCCGGCGCGGCGGCGGGCAGGTGCCCGCGTGA